The Deltaproteobacteria bacterium genome includes the window CTACCAGCAAGGGGCCTTTACGGGAGCGATGGAAAACAAAAAGGGTCTTTTCGAAGTCGCCGACGGGGGAAGCATCTTTCTCGATGAAATCGGAGAGTTGGAGCCGGCGATGCAGGTCAAACTTCTCAGGGTACTACAGAATCAGGAATTCCGACGCATCGGAGGGACCGACGACATCCAGGTCGATGTGCGTATCATTGCCGCTTCCAATCAGGATTTCAACAAGATCGTGGAAGAAAAACGCTTTCGCGAGGATCTCTATTATCGGCTGAATGTCATTCCGATCGAGATCCCGTCACTACGGGAACGAAAGGAGGACATCCCTCTCCTGGTCAACCATTTTCTAAAGAAAGTCGCTCCCGATCGAACGCTCACCATCACCGAAGAGTGTATGGAACGGTTATGCCGATACGAATGGAAGGGAAATGTCCGGGAACTGGAAAACACCATCGAACGATCGGTGGTGCTTTCACAGAAAGACCGGATCACCACGGAACACCTTCCCCGTCACATCATGGAAGGACGGATTCTCGGACAATCTCCAAAGGTTGACCTGCCGGACAGCGGCATCGACTTTGACCGGATTATCCGTGACCTGGAACGGGATCTCTTGACACAAGCCCTGACAAAGGCCGGAGGGATTAAAAAGGAGGCCGCCCGCATTCTGAACATGAGTTTCCGCTCCTTCAGGTACAAATTAAGCAAATACGAAATCGGTCAGCAGGAGGACCCCCGAAAAGAGGAAGAGGTCCCCGGATAGGGCGCTTCCCTTCTCCCTCCGTCGAGACATTGGAGTGCCTGTACCGCACTTGTCTTTTCATTCCGCATGTGGTAACTTGCATTTCATCGCTGGGGTTTCTACTCCCCATTCCAGAGAAAAAACCTCATTCAAAGGGAGTGAATTATGCTCATCATCAAGATGATCCTGGGCTTGCTGGTTTTTCTGATTCTCCTCTTTTTCTCCAATATCAACATGGAAAATGTCCGTCTTTTCTACACGCAGCAAAACTTTATCGAAGTCCCCCTTTTTCTCCTTCTCCTGATCTCCCTCTTGATTGGAATGGTCGTAGCCCTGCTCATCAGCGTCTATGAAAAGCTGAAGCTCAAAGGACAGATCAGAGCCCTCAAAAAAACGCAGAAATCCATGGAGGGGGAACTGGCTTCTCTACGCAAGATCCCGATCATGGAGAAAGAGAAGCCCCCGGTCCCGGTTCCCCCGGC containing:
- a CDS encoding sigma-54-dependent Fis family transcriptional regulator, whose amino-acid sequence is MHSILIVDDEQSMREFLSILLKKEGYAVHTASNAREALQQIEERIFSLIISDIKMPGMDGLQLLQKVRKISPDTLVLMITAFGSTDTAIEAMKKGALDYIIKPFKVDKIKMIIRNALKKIDLEQENALLRRELFARNGLDRIIGRSPLMKSVFEIIRKTADSKSNVLITGESGTGKDLVAQAIHRLSRRKDNPFVAINCGALPENLLESELFGYQQGAFTGAMENKKGLFEVADGGSIFLDEIGELEPAMQVKLLRVLQNQEFRRIGGTDDIQVDVRIIAASNQDFNKIVEEKRFREDLYYRLNVIPIEIPSLRERKEDIPLLVNHFLKKVAPDRTLTITEECMERLCRYEWKGNVRELENTIERSVVLSQKDRITTEHLPRHIMEGRILGQSPKVDLPDSGIDFDRIIRDLERDLLTQALTKAGGIKKEAARILNMSFRSFRYKLSKYEIGQQEDPRKEEEVPG
- a CDS encoding DUF1049 domain-containing protein; translation: MLIIKMILGLLVFLILLFFSNINMENVRLFYTQQNFIEVPLFLLLLISLLIGMVVALLISVYEKLKLKGQIRALKKTQKSMEGELASLRKIPIMEKEKPPVPVPPAPHAAKEL